The following proteins come from a genomic window of Pseudomonas sp. Z8(2022):
- the murA gene encoding UDP-N-acetylglucosamine 1-carboxyvinyltransferase, translating into MDKLIITGGARLDGEIRISGAKNSALPILAATLLGDAPVTICNLPHLHDITTMIELFGRMGIEPVIDEKLSVEVDARAIKTLVAPYELVKTMRASILVLGPMVARFGEAEVALPGGCAIGSRPVDLHIRGLEAMGAIIDVEGGYIKARAPEGGLRGAHFFFDVVSVTGTENIMMAATLAKGRSVLENAAREPEVVDLANCLIAMGAKIQGAGTDTIIIDGVERLHGARYNVMPDRIETGTYLVAAAVTGGRVRVKDADPSTLEAVLAKLQEAGAEITTGPDWIELDMKGKRPKAVNLRTAPYPAFPTDMQAQFIALNAVAEGTGTIIETVFENRFMHVYEMLRMGANILVEGNTAVVTGVERLKGAPVMATDLRASASLVLAALVAEGDTLIDRIYHIDRGYECIEEKLQLLGAKIRRVPG; encoded by the coding sequence ATGGATAAACTGATCATTACCGGCGGCGCTCGCCTCGATGGCGAAATCCGCATTTCCGGTGCGAAGAACTCTGCACTGCCGATTCTGGCCGCGACCCTGCTGGGTGACGCGCCCGTTACCATCTGCAACCTGCCGCACCTGCACGACATCACCACCATGATCGAGCTGTTCGGTCGCATGGGCATCGAACCGGTGATCGACGAGAAATTGTCGGTGGAAGTCGACGCTCGCGCGATCAAGACCCTGGTGGCGCCTTACGAACTGGTCAAGACCATGCGCGCCTCGATCCTGGTGCTCGGCCCGATGGTCGCGCGCTTCGGTGAAGCCGAAGTGGCACTGCCGGGCGGTTGCGCCATCGGCTCGCGCCCGGTCGACCTGCACATCCGTGGCCTCGAGGCCATGGGCGCGATCATCGATGTCGAAGGCGGTTACATCAAGGCTCGGGCGCCGGAGGGTGGCCTGCGCGGTGCGCACTTCTTCTTCGATGTGGTCAGCGTGACCGGTACCGAGAACATCATGATGGCCGCGACCCTGGCCAAGGGCCGCAGCGTGCTGGAAAACGCGGCGCGCGAGCCTGAAGTGGTCGACCTGGCCAACTGCCTGATCGCCATGGGTGCGAAGATCCAGGGCGCCGGTACCGACACCATAATCATCGACGGCGTCGAGCGCCTGCATGGCGCGCGTTACAACGTGATGCCCGACCGTATCGAAACCGGTACCTATCTGGTTGCTGCTGCCGTCACCGGTGGTCGCGTCAGGGTCAAGGATGCCGATCCGTCGACCCTGGAGGCCGTGCTGGCCAAGCTGCAGGAAGCAGGTGCCGAGATCACCACCGGTCCGGACTGGATCGAACTGGACATGAAGGGCAAGCGCCCGAAGGCGGTCAACCTGCGTACCGCTCCGTACCCGGCATTCCCCACCGACATGCAGGCGCAGTTCATTGCCCTGAATGCCGTGGCCGAAGGCACCGGCACCATCATCGAGACCGTTTTCGAAAACCGTTTCATGCACGTCTACGAGATGCTGCGCATGGGCGCCAACATCCTGGTCGAAGGCAACACGGCCGTGGTCACAGGCGTCGAGAGGCTCAAGGGCGCGCCCGTGATGGCGACCGACCTGCGCGCCTCGGCGAGTCTGGTGCTGGCCGCACTGGTGGCCGAGGGCGACACGCTGATCGATCGCATCTACCACATCGACCGTGGTTACGAGTGCATCGAAGAGAAGTTGCAATTGCTCGGTGCCAAGATCCGCCGCGTTCCGGGTTGA
- the mlaD gene encoding outer membrane lipid asymmetry maintenance protein MlaD, which yields MQNRTLEIGVGLFLMAGVLALLLLALRVSGLSVGSAGDTYKVYAYFDNIAGLTVRAKVTMAGVSIGKVTAIDLDRDSYMGRVTLELDGSVDNLPEDSTASILTAGLLGEKYIGISVGGDEEVLKDGGTIHDTQSSLVLEDLIGKFLLNSVNKDEAN from the coding sequence ATGCAAAACCGCACGCTGGAGATTGGTGTCGGCCTGTTCCTCATGGCCGGTGTGCTGGCCCTGCTGCTGCTGGCCCTGCGCGTCAGCGGCCTGAGCGTCGGCAGCGCGGGTGATACCTACAAGGTGTACGCCTACTTCGACAATATCGCCGGGCTTACCGTGCGCGCCAAGGTAACCATGGCCGGTGTGAGCATCGGCAAGGTCACCGCCATCGATCTGGATCGCGACAGCTACATGGGCCGGGTGACCCTGGAACTCGATGGCAGCGTCGACAATCTGCCCGAGGATTCCACGGCGTCGATCCTGACGGCAGGTCTGCTCGGCGAGAAGTACATCGGCATCAGCGTTGGTGGTGACGAGGAGGTGCTCAAGGATGGCGGCACCATCCACGACACGCAGTCCTCGCTGGTGCTGGAAGACCTGATTGGCAAATTCCTGCTCAATTCGGTCAATAAAGACGAAGCCAACTGA
- the hisG gene encoding ATP phosphoribosyltransferase, producing MLTIALSKGRILDDTLPLLAAAGIEPTENPDKSRKLIIPTTQDAVRLLIVRATDVPTYVEHGAADLGVAGKDVLMEYGGQGIYEPLDLQIAKCKLMTAGKVGASEPKGRLRVATKFVNVAKRYYAEQGRQVDIIKLYGSMELAPLVGLADKIIDVVDTGNTLRANGLEPQELIATISSRLIVNKASMKMQHARIQALIETLRGAVEARHQG from the coding sequence ATGTTGACCATCGCCCTGTCCAAAGGCCGCATTCTCGATGACACCCTGCCATTGCTGGCCGCGGCCGGCATCGAGCCGACCGAGAACCCGGACAAGAGCCGCAAGCTGATCATCCCCACCACTCAGGATGCCGTGCGCCTGCTGATCGTGCGTGCCACCGACGTGCCCACTTATGTCGAGCATGGCGCTGCCGACCTGGGGGTCGCCGGCAAGGACGTGCTGATGGAGTACGGCGGTCAGGGCATCTACGAGCCGCTGGATCTGCAGATCGCCAAGTGCAAGCTGATGACCGCCGGCAAGGTCGGTGCGTCGGAGCCGAAAGGTCGCCTGCGCGTGGCCACCAAGTTCGTCAACGTCGCCAAGCGCTACTACGCCGAGCAGGGGCGTCAGGTCGATATCATCAAGCTGTACGGCTCCATGGAACTGGCTCCGCTGGTTGGCCTGGCCGACAAGATCATCGATGTGGTCGATACAGGCAACACCCTGCGTGCCAACGGTCTGGAACCGCAGGAGCTGATCGCGACCATCAGCTCGCGACTGATCGTCAACAAGGCTTCGATGAAGATGCAGCACGCGCGCATCCAGGCGCTGATCGAAACCCTGCGTGGTGCCGTCGAGGCGCGACACCAAGGCTGA
- a CDS encoding phospholipid-binding protein MlaC, with protein MFKTVRNSLLALLAAMPLLAVAAPSAHEVVQQTTDTLLADLKANKEHYRSDPNAFYDSLNEILGPVVDVDGISRGVMTVRYSRQASPEQMSRFQENFKRSLMQFYGNALLEYDNQDIRVLPATGKSEDDRTSVGMEIRDGKGVVYPLSYTMVSIDGGWKLRNVVINGINVGKLFRDQFAQSMQNHRNDLDKVIDTWADTVARARQARGES; from the coding sequence ATGTTCAAGACCGTGCGTAATTCCCTGCTAGCGTTGCTGGCCGCCATGCCGCTGCTGGCTGTTGCTGCGCCAAGCGCCCATGAGGTGGTGCAGCAGACCACCGATACCCTGCTGGCCGATCTCAAGGCCAACAAGGAGCACTACCGCAGCGATCCCAATGCTTTCTATGACTCGCTCAACGAGATTCTCGGTCCCGTAGTCGATGTCGACGGCATTTCCCGTGGCGTGATGACGGTGCGCTATTCGCGCCAGGCCTCGCCCGAGCAGATGAGCCGCTTTCAGGAAAACTTCAAGCGTAGCCTGATGCAGTTCTATGGCAACGCTCTGCTCGAGTACGACAACCAGGACATTCGCGTACTGCCGGCCACGGGCAAGAGTGAGGATGATCGTACCTCCGTGGGCATGGAAATCCGCGATGGCAAGGGTGTGGTCTATCCGCTGTCCTACACCATGGTGTCGATCGATGGCGGCTGGAAACTGCGCAACGTGGTGATCAACGGCATCAACGTCGGCAAGCTGTTCCGTGACCAGTTCGCCCAGTCGATGCAGAACCATCGCAACGATCTGGACAAGGTCATCGATACCTGGGCCGATACCGTGGCCAGGGCGCGTCAGGCTCGGGGCGAGTCGTGA
- the hisD gene encoding histidinol dehydrogenase has protein sequence MTAPIAIRRLNAADQDFARHLDHLLSWESVSDDGVNQRVLEIIQAVRQRGDAALVEYTQRFDGLEVASMADLILPRERLELALTRISAEQRQALEVAAERVRSYHEKQKQDSWRYTEADGTVLGQKVTPLDRAGLYVPGGKASYPSSVLMNAIPAKVAGVPEVVMVVPTPRGEINEIVLAAAAIAGVDRVFTIGGAQAVAALAYGTESVPPVDKIVGPGNIYVATAKRHVFGKVGIDMIAGPSEILVVCDGQTDPDWIAMDLFSQAEHDEDAQSILISPDAAFLDRVAESIARLLPTMERAEIIRASLEGRGALIQVADMAQAIEVANRIAPEHLELSVAEPEAWLPQIRHAGAIFMGRYTAEALGDYVAGPNHVLPTSGTARYSSPLGVYDFQKRSSIIFCSPDGASELGKSASVLARGESLTAHARSAEYRIK, from the coding sequence ATGACCGCTCCTATCGCCATCCGCCGACTCAACGCCGCTGATCAGGATTTCGCGCGACACCTGGATCATCTGCTGAGCTGGGAAAGCGTGTCCGATGATGGCGTCAACCAGCGTGTACTGGAGATCATCCAGGCCGTGCGCCAGCGTGGTGACGCTGCTCTGGTTGAATACACCCAGCGTTTCGATGGGCTGGAGGTTGCCTCCATGGCCGACCTGATCCTGCCGCGTGAGCGTCTGGAACTGGCCCTGACCCGCATCAGCGCCGAGCAGCGCCAGGCCCTCGAAGTGGCTGCCGAGCGCGTGCGCAGCTACCACGAGAAACAGAAGCAGGATTCCTGGCGCTATACCGAAGCCGATGGCACCGTGCTCGGCCAGAAGGTCACTCCGCTTGACCGCGCCGGCCTGTACGTGCCGGGTGGCAAGGCTTCCTATCCGTCTTCGGTTCTGATGAATGCCATCCCGGCCAAGGTTGCCGGTGTGCCTGAAGTGGTGATGGTGGTGCCGACTCCGCGCGGCGAGATCAACGAGATCGTCCTCGCTGCTGCCGCCATTGCCGGGGTCGATCGCGTGTTCACCATTGGTGGCGCTCAGGCTGTCGCTGCGCTGGCTTATGGCACCGAGAGCGTGCCGCCGGTGGACAAGATCGTCGGCCCCGGCAACATCTATGTTGCCACTGCCAAGCGCCACGTGTTCGGCAAGGTGGGTATCGACATGATCGCCGGCCCGTCGGAGATTCTCGTGGTATGCGACGGCCAGACCGATCCGGACTGGATCGCGATGGACCTGTTTTCTCAGGCCGAGCACGACGAAGATGCCCAGTCGATCCTGATCAGCCCGGATGCGGCCTTCCTTGATCGTGTTGCCGAAAGCATCGCCAGGCTGTTGCCGACCATGGAGCGCGCCGAGATCATCCGTGCCTCGCTGGAAGGCCGTGGTGCGCTGATCCAGGTGGCCGACATGGCTCAGGCGATCGAAGTGGCCAACCGCATCGCACCGGAGCACCTGGAGTTGTCGGTGGCCGAGCCGGAAGCATGGTTGCCGCAGATTCGTCATGCCGGCGCCATCTTCATGGGCCGCTATACCGCCGAAGCGCTGGGTGATTACGTGGCCGGTCCCAACCACGTGCTGCCGACTTCCGGTACCGCCCGCTACTCCTCGCCGCTGGGTGTCTACGACTTCCAGAAACGCTCGTCGATCATCTTCTGCTCGCCGGACGGCGCGTCGGAGCTTGGTAAGAGCGCCTCGGTGCTGGCCCGCGGCGAATCGCTGACCGCGCATGCGCGTAGTGCCGAGTACCGTATCAAGTGA
- a CDS encoding KdsC family phosphatase: MSDLLQRARAVKLAIFDVDGVLTDGRLYFLEDGSEFKTFNTLDGHGIKMLIASGVRTAIISGRKTPVVERRANNLGIQHLFQGREDKLVVLDGLLAELGLSYEQVAYLGDDLPDLPVIRRVGLGMAVASADSFVRQHAHGVTQARGGEGAAREFCELIMRAQGTLDAAQAAYL; this comes from the coding sequence ATGAGTGACCTGCTGCAACGCGCCCGCGCGGTAAAACTGGCGATCTTCGATGTCGACGGCGTGCTCACCGATGGCCGTCTGTACTTTCTCGAAGACGGCAGCGAATTCAAGACCTTCAACACCCTCGACGGCCACGGCATCAAGATGCTGATCGCCTCGGGCGTACGCACGGCCATCATCAGCGGACGCAAAACTCCGGTGGTCGAACGCCGCGCCAACAACCTGGGCATCCAGCACCTGTTCCAGGGACGTGAAGACAAGCTCGTCGTTCTCGACGGCCTGCTCGCCGAACTCGGCCTAAGCTATGAACAGGTCGCCTATCTGGGCGATGACCTTCCGGATCTTCCGGTCATCCGCCGAGTCGGTCTGGGAATGGCTGTGGCCAGTGCCGACAGTTTCGTGCGCCAGCACGCCCATGGCGTAACCCAGGCACGCGGCGGCGAAGGTGCGGCGCGCGAGTTCTGCGAACTGATCATGCGTGCCCAGGGCACCCTGGATGCGGCCCAGGCCGCCTACCTGTAG
- the lptB gene encoding LPS export ABC transporter ATP-binding protein has translation MAILKAQHLAKSYKSRQVVRDVSLSIESGQIVGLLGPNGAGKTTCFYMIVGLVRADQGRVLIDDLDVSHQPMHGRARAGIGYLPQEASIFRKLSVADNIMAILETRKDLDRAGRQAELENLLQEFHIHHIADSLGMSLSGGERRRVEIARALATNPKFILLDEPFAGVDPISVGDIKQIIHHLKTKGIGILITDHNVRETLDICETAYIVNDGRLIAEGDAETILANQTVKEVYLGHEFRL, from the coding sequence ATGGCCATTCTCAAAGCCCAACACCTGGCGAAAAGCTACAAGAGCCGCCAGGTCGTGCGTGATGTCAGCCTGAGCATCGAAAGCGGGCAGATCGTTGGTCTGCTCGGCCCCAACGGTGCCGGCAAGACAACCTGCTTCTACATGATCGTTGGCCTGGTGCGTGCCGATCAGGGCCGCGTACTGATCGACGACCTGGATGTCAGCCATCAGCCCATGCATGGTCGTGCTCGCGCCGGCATCGGCTACCTGCCGCAGGAGGCTTCGATCTTCCGCAAGCTGTCGGTGGCCGACAACATCATGGCCATTCTCGAAACGCGTAAGGATCTGGACCGCGCAGGACGTCAGGCAGAGCTGGAAAACCTGCTGCAGGAGTTCCATATCCACCACATCGCCGACAGCCTCGGCATGAGCCTGTCCGGTGGCGAGCGACGCCGCGTGGAGATCGCCCGCGCCCTGGCGACCAACCCCAAGTTCATCCTCCTCGACGAACCCTTCGCCGGTGTGGACCCGATTTCGGTGGGCGATATCAAGCAGATCATCCATCACCTCAAGACCAAGGGCATCGGCATCCTGATCACCGATCACAATGTCCGCGAGACCCTGGATATCTGCGAGACCGCCTACATCGTCAATGATGGACGGCTGATCGCCGAAGGCGATGCCGAAACCATCCTGGCCAACCAGACAGTGAAAGAAGTCTATCTGGGCCACGAGTTCCGCCTCTAG
- a CDS encoding ABC transporter ATP-binding protein, with protein MSAEHEYAIELQGVSFQRGTRSIFDKVDIRIPRGKVTGIMGPSGCGKTTLLRLIAAELRPSAGDVRVNDVSLPKLSRDELFDVRKQMGVLFQSGALFTDLDVFENVAFPLRVHTKLPEEMIRDIVLMKLQAVGLRGALDLMPDELSGGMKRRVALARAIALDPQILLYDEPFVGQDPIAMGVLVRLIRLLNDALGITSVVVSHDLAETASIADYIYVVGDAQVLGHGTPAELMESDNPRIRQFMKGSPDGPVPFHYPAPDYREDLLGRG; from the coding sequence ATGAGCGCCGAGCACGAGTACGCGATCGAGTTGCAGGGCGTCAGCTTTCAGCGCGGTACCCGGTCGATTTTCGACAAGGTCGATATCCGTATCCCGCGTGGCAAGGTCACGGGCATCATGGGCCCTTCCGGTTGTGGCAAGACGACCTTGTTGCGTCTGATTGCAGCGGAGCTGCGCCCCTCTGCGGGTGATGTGCGCGTGAATGATGTCAGCCTGCCGAAGCTCTCGCGGGACGAGCTGTTCGATGTGCGCAAGCAGATGGGCGTACTGTTTCAGAGTGGTGCGCTGTTCACCGATCTCGACGTGTTCGAGAACGTGGCGTTTCCACTGCGCGTGCACACCAAGCTCCCTGAAGAGATGATTCGCGACATCGTCCTGATGAAGCTGCAGGCCGTTGGTCTGCGCGGTGCGCTGGATCTGATGCCGGACGAACTGTCCGGCGGTATGAAGCGCCGTGTGGCGCTGGCCCGTGCCATTGCCCTCGATCCGCAGATTCTGCTGTACGACGAGCCGTTTGTCGGTCAGGACCCCATCGCCATGGGAGTGCTGGTGCGCCTGATCCGTCTGCTCAATGATGCGCTGGGGATCACCAGCGTGGTGGTATCCCATGACCTGGCGGAAACCGCCAGCATCGCCGACTACATCTATGTGGTGGGTGATGCTCAGGTGCTGGGGCATGGCACGCCGGCCGAACTGATGGAGTCGGACAACCCGCGCATTCGTCAGTTCATGAAGGGCAGTCCGGACGGGCCGGTGCCATTCCATTATCCGGCGCCGGATTATCGCGAAGATCTGTTGGGGAGAGGTTGA
- a CDS encoding lipid asymmetry maintenance protein MlaB: MSQASITERAAGQLQLAGVLDYSTGPKLREQGARLIAASSATRLALDCSAVEKSSSVGLALLLAFIRDARKAGRELSIIALPADMRDIAQVSGLLELLPLQQ, translated from the coding sequence GTGAGTCAGGCCAGCATTACCGAACGCGCCGCCGGTCAGCTGCAGTTGGCCGGCGTGCTGGATTACAGCACCGGTCCGAAGCTGCGCGAGCAGGGTGCGCGGCTGATCGCTGCCAGCAGCGCTACGCGTCTGGCGCTCGACTGCAGTGCGGTGGAAAAGTCCAGCAGCGTCGGTCTGGCGTTGCTGCTCGCCTTCATTCGCGATGCGCGCAAGGCCGGCCGGGAACTGTCGATCATTGCGCTGCCCGCCGACATGCGTGACATCGCCCAGGTCAGTGGTCTGCTCGAATTGCTGCCGCTGCAACAGTGA
- the lptC gene encoding LPS export ABC transporter periplasmic protein LptC yields the protein MPRKILNTLIFALIAVVVAALGYWNLAPDSARVVQQSSDDNVVDFYVVGARTVQFQDDGKLHYRMTAERLEHIKSTDITLIETPKLDLYRGTDLPWQVTSQRAEVSPGGVEVELIDDVRIARTDAKNRPTIITSSRMTVIPEKEYAQTEQAVRIVAANGVTTAQGMKAYLNDGRMLLQSNVRGQHEVR from the coding sequence ATGCCGCGTAAAATCCTCAACACCTTGATCTTTGCCCTGATTGCAGTCGTGGTGGCTGCCCTGGGCTACTGGAACCTCGCTCCGGACAGCGCCCGCGTAGTCCAGCAGAGCAGCGATGACAATGTCGTCGATTTCTATGTCGTCGGCGCGCGCACCGTGCAATTCCAGGATGACGGCAAACTGCACTACCGGATGACCGCGGAGCGGCTCGAACACATCAAGAGCACCGACATCACCCTGATCGAAACCCCCAAACTGGATCTCTATCGCGGCACCGACCTGCCATGGCAAGTGACCAGTCAGCGTGCCGAGGTTTCTCCAGGCGGCGTCGAGGTAGAACTGATCGACGATGTGCGCATTGCCCGCACCGACGCCAAGAACCGTCCGACCATCATCACCAGCAGCCGCATGACCGTTATTCCCGAGAAGGAATATGCGCAGACCGAGCAAGCCGTTAGAATCGTCGCGGCCAACGGGGTGACCACGGCACAAGGAATGAAAGCGTACTTGAATGACGGCAGGATGCTCCTGCAGTCCAACGTAAGAGGCCAGCATGAGGTTCGTTAA
- a CDS encoding BolA family protein, translated as MQAAEVKSLLEEKLPNTQVEVEGEGCNFQLNLISDELAALSPVKRQQQIYAHLNAWIADGSIHAVTMKFFSQADWAARS; from the coding sequence ATGCAGGCTGCAGAAGTAAAAAGCCTCCTAGAGGAAAAACTCCCGAATACCCAGGTGGAAGTCGAAGGCGAAGGCTGCAATTTCCAGCTCAACCTGATCAGCGACGAACTGGCCGCCCTCAGCCCGGTCAAGCGTCAGCAGCAGATCTATGCCCACCTCAATGCCTGGATCGCCGATGGCAGCATCCACGCAGTGACCATGAAATTCTTCAGCCAGGCCGATTGGGCCGCGCGTTCCTGA
- the lptA gene encoding lipopolysaccharide transport periplasmic protein LptA: MRFVNTLPLIFSLGAALGSATAWALPSDRDQPIRIQADSAELDDKQGVAVYRGDVIITQGTLKITGDTVTITQTAGGDIDVFTSVGNLAYYEQKPAVDKDIVKAYGRTIQYFASNERIVLIDQAKVIQEGNTFEGEKIVYDTRRQIVNAGRATGGNVSTPRPRIDMVIQPKNKPADQQQ; encoded by the coding sequence ATGAGGTTCGTTAACACCCTCCCCCTGATTTTCAGCCTCGGCGCCGCATTGGGAAGCGCGACGGCCTGGGCACTGCCATCGGATCGCGATCAGCCGATTCGCATCCAGGCTGACAGTGCAGAACTGGATGACAAGCAAGGCGTAGCCGTGTACCGCGGTGACGTGATCATCACCCAGGGCACCCTGAAGATCACCGGTGACACCGTGACCATCACCCAGACCGCCGGCGGCGATATCGATGTGTTCACTTCGGTGGGCAACCTGGCCTACTACGAGCAGAAGCCAGCCGTGGACAAGGACATCGTCAAGGCGTACGGCAGGACCATCCAGTACTTCGCCAGCAACGAGCGCATCGTACTGATCGACCAGGCCAAGGTGATCCAGGAAGGCAATACCTTCGAAGGCGAGAAGATCGTCTATGACACCCGCCGCCAGATCGTCAATGCCGGTCGCGCCACGGGCGGCAACGTCAGTACGCCGCGCCCGCGCATCGACATGGTCATCCAACCGAAGAACAAACCCGCGGATCAGCAGCAGTAA
- the mlaE gene encoding lipid asymmetry maintenance ABC transporter permease subunit MlaE: MRRNSPIEQLRLFGRAGIDVVATLGRSVLFLLGALFGRSRAGKPLQLLIKQLFSVGVMSLAIIIVSGIFIGMVLALQGYNILVSYGSEQAVGQMVALTLLRELGPVVTALLFAGRAGSALTAEIGNMKSTEQLSSLEMIGVDPLKYIVAPRLWAGFISMPLLAMIFSVVGIWGGAMVAVDWLGVYEGSFWSNMQNSVSFYDDVLNGVIKSIVFAFVVTWIAVFQGYDCEPTSEGISRATTRTVVYASLAVLGLDFILTALMFGDF; encoded by the coding sequence ATGCGCAGAAATTCACCGATCGAGCAGCTGCGTCTGTTCGGTCGTGCGGGTATCGATGTGGTCGCGACGCTGGGGCGTTCGGTGCTGTTCCTCTTGGGCGCACTGTTCGGTCGCAGCCGCGCCGGCAAGCCGCTGCAATTGCTGATCAAGCAGCTGTTTTCAGTCGGCGTGATGTCGCTGGCGATCATCATCGTCTCCGGCATCTTCATCGGCATGGTGCTGGCCCTGCAGGGCTACAACATTCTGGTCAGCTACGGTTCCGAGCAGGCGGTCGGGCAGATGGTTGCGCTGACTCTGCTGCGGGAACTGGGTCCGGTGGTGACCGCGCTGCTGTTCGCCGGGCGTGCGGGGTCGGCGCTGACCGCCGAGATCGGCAACATGAAGTCCACCGAGCAGCTCTCCAGCCTGGAGATGATCGGCGTCGATCCGCTCAAGTACATCGTTGCGCCACGGTTGTGGGCCGGTTTCATCTCCATGCCGTTGCTGGCGATGATCTTCAGTGTCGTCGGCATCTGGGGCGGGGCGATGGTTGCCGTGGACTGGCTGGGCGTCTACGAAGGCTCGTTCTGGTCCAACATGCAGAACAGCGTTTCCTTTTATGACGATGTGCTCAATGGCGTGATCAAGAGCATCGTCTTTGCCTTCGTGGTGACCTGGATCGCCGTATTCCAGGGCTACGATTGCGAACCCACTTCCGAGGGCATCAGTCGCGCGACCACGCGCACCGTGGTGTACGCCTCGCTGGCCGTGCTTGGCCTGGATTTCATTTTGACCGCTTTGATGTTTGGAGACTTCTGA
- a CDS encoding KpsF/GutQ family sugar-phosphate isomerase, protein MNQTRDLIDSAQRTIRLELEAVQELLPRINADFIKACELILNCKGRVVVVGMGKSGHIGNKIAATLASTGTTAFFVHPAEASHGDMGMITRDDIVLALSNSGSTAEIVTLLPLIKRLGIRLISMTGNPDSPLAKAAEVNLDARVSQEACPLNLAPTSSTTASLVLGDALAIALLEARGFTAEDFAFSHPGGALGRRLLLKVENVMHQGDALPRVRRGTSLREALLEMTQKGLGMTVVLEQDGRLAGIFTDGDLRRTLDKGIDVRQALIDEVMTPHGKTARADMLAAEALKIMEDHKINALVVVDDQNNPVGALNMHDLLRAGVM, encoded by the coding sequence ATGAACCAGACCCGCGACCTGATTGATTCCGCGCAACGCACCATTCGCCTCGAACTTGAAGCGGTACAGGAGCTGTTGCCCCGCATCAATGCCGATTTCATCAAGGCCTGCGAGCTGATTCTGAACTGCAAGGGCCGCGTGGTCGTGGTCGGCATGGGCAAGTCCGGACACATCGGCAACAAGATCGCCGCAACCCTGGCCAGCACCGGCACCACGGCATTCTTTGTCCACCCGGCCGAGGCCAGCCACGGCGACATGGGCATGATCACCCGGGACGACATCGTCCTGGCACTGTCCAACTCGGGCTCAACCGCCGAAATCGTCACCCTGCTGCCGCTGATCAAGCGCCTCGGCATCCGCCTGATCAGCATGACCGGAAACCCCGACTCACCACTGGCCAAGGCCGCCGAGGTCAACCTGGATGCACGTGTTTCGCAGGAAGCCTGCCCTCTGAACCTGGCGCCGACCTCCTCGACCACCGCCAGCCTGGTGCTGGGCGACGCCCTGGCCATTGCCCTGCTGGAAGCACGCGGCTTCACCGCCGAAGATTTTGCATTCTCCCACCCGGGTGGCGCCCTCGGCCGCCGCCTGCTGCTCAAGGTGGAGAATGTCATGCATCAGGGCGATGCGCTGCCACGCGTACGCCGCGGCACCAGCCTGCGCGAAGCCCTTCTGGAGATGACCCAGAAAGGCCTGGGAATGACCGTGGTGCTGGAGCAGGACGGTCGCCTGGCCGGCATCTTCACCGACGGCGACCTGCGTCGCACCCTGGACAAGGGCATCGACGTGCGCCAGGCGCTGATCGACGAAGTCATGACGCCGCACGGCAAGACCGCACGCGCGGACATGCTCGCAGCCGAGGCCCTGAAGATCATGGAAGACCACAAGATCAACGCCCTGGTGGTGGTCGACGATCAGAACAACCCGGTCGGTGCCCTCAACATGCACGACCTGCTGCGCGCGGGGGTGATGTGA